One Janthinobacterium sp. TB1-E2 genomic region harbors:
- a CDS encoding iron-containing alcohol dehydrogenase, with translation MFNFDFYNPTQILFGQGQIAAITALIPPHARVLMTYGGGSIKQNGVYDEVKAALAGHTMIEFAGIEPNPSYETLMQAVALVKSERIDFLLAVGGGSVVDGTKFIAAAALHEGEAWDILAKGGKIVEAALPFGTVLTLPATGSEMNGSAVITRKATQEKRSFMSRKVYPKFSVLDPSKTFTLPLRQVGNGVVDAFAHVMEQYLTYPVNASVQDRFAEGILLTLIEEGPKALSHPDDYDVRANVMWSATLALNGLIGVGVPQDWSTHAIGHELTALYELDHAQTLAIILPSMLRVRKQAKRAKLLQYAARVWGLDGGDEDGRIEAAIARTEFFFRHMGVKTRLADYGLNHASVDAVVSALEAHGMTALGEQREITPAISRKVLELSL, from the coding sequence ATGTTCAATTTCGACTTTTACAATCCGACGCAAATCCTCTTCGGCCAGGGCCAGATCGCCGCCATCACGGCACTGATCCCGCCCCATGCCAGAGTGCTCATGACGTATGGCGGCGGCAGCATCAAGCAGAACGGCGTCTACGATGAAGTCAAGGCGGCGCTGGCCGGCCATACGATGATCGAGTTTGCCGGCATCGAACCCAATCCCAGCTATGAAACCCTGATGCAGGCCGTGGCCCTCGTGAAAAGCGAGCGCATCGATTTCCTGCTGGCCGTCGGCGGCGGCTCTGTGGTCGATGGCACCAAGTTCATCGCCGCCGCCGCCCTGCACGAGGGTGAGGCGTGGGACATCCTGGCCAAGGGCGGCAAGATCGTCGAGGCCGCCCTGCCCTTCGGCACCGTATTGACTTTGCCGGCCACGGGGTCCGAAATGAATGGCTCGGCCGTGATCACGCGCAAGGCCACGCAGGAAAAGCGCTCGTTCATGAGCCGCAAGGTATATCCGAAATTCTCCGTGCTGGACCCGTCGAAAACGTTCACCTTGCCGCTGCGCCAGGTAGGCAATGGCGTCGTCGACGCGTTCGCGCATGTGATGGAGCAATACCTGACCTACCCTGTGAACGCCTCCGTGCAGGACCGCTTTGCCGAAGGCATCCTGCTGACCCTGATCGAGGAAGGCCCGAAGGCGCTGTCGCACCCGGACGACTACGACGTGCGCGCCAACGTGATGTGGAGCGCCACCCTGGCCTTGAACGGCCTGATCGGCGTGGGCGTGCCGCAGGACTGGTCCACGCACGCCATCGGCCACGAATTGACGGCCTTGTACGAACTCGACCATGCGCAAACCCTGGCCATCATCCTGCCCAGCATGCTGCGCGTGCGCAAGCAAGCCAAGCGCGCCAAGTTGCTGCAGTATGCGGCCCGCGTCTGGGGCCTGGACGGCGGCGACGAAGATGGCCGCATCGAGGCGGCCATCGCGCGCACGGAATTCTTCTTCCGCCACATGGGCGTCAAGACGCGCCTGGCCGACTACGGCCTGAACCATGCGAGCGTGGACGCCGTCGTGTCCGCCCTGGAAGCGCACGGCATGACGGCGCTGGGCGAACAGCGTGAAATCACGCCCGCCATCAGCCGCAAGGTGCTGGAACTGAGCCTGTAG